The sequence GCAAAGCCGTTCTGCCACGGTTTTCCCGGTTCGATGAACCGGGTTCCGATCTCGTGTACAGCCAGCCAGATGCCCAGATCACGGGCAATGAACTCGGAACCATTGTCGCTGCGGATGAATCCTGGCGCACCCCGCTGAGCCATGACCTCCTGCAGGACCGCCTTCACCTCCATAGAGGTGAAGGCTTCGGCTACCCGCAGTGCCAGGGACTGCCGGGTGAATTCGTCGGTCAGGGTCAAGAGCTTCAATGTGGTGCCTTCCAGGGTCTGGTCAAAGACAAAATCGTAGGTCCAAACGTGATTGGCGTACTCAGCTTGCATTGGAAGAGACGCCCCAGTGCGGATTTTTCGAGAGACTTTGGGTTTGACCGCCAGTCCTTCTTCTCGCCCGAGTCGTCGAACACGCTTTTTGTTGATCGTGACCCCTGCTCGGACGAGCAGGGCATGGATAAAGCGGTATCCGCGTCGGGGATGCTGCTTCGCCAGGTCGTGAATCCGTTGCCGGAGTTCGCTGTCCTGGCGCGGCTTCGACTGGTAATGCCAGGAGGATTTGGACAGGCCCACCAGAACACAGGCCCGTTCGGGCCTGATGTGCGCCGCGACCAGCTCCCTGACCACGGCACGTTTCTGGTTGGGCGTTACCGCTTTTTT comes from Deinococcus reticulitermitis and encodes:
- a CDS encoding IS3 family transposase, with the protein product MVRELVAAHIRPERACVLVGLSKSSWHYQSKPRQDSELRQRIHDLAKQHPRRGYRFIHALLVRAGVTINKKRVRRLGREEGLAVKPKVSRKIRTGASLPMQAEYANHVWTYDFVFDQTLEGTTLKLLTLTDEFTRQSLALRVAEAFTSMEVKAVLQEVMAQRGAPGFIRSDNGSEFIARDLGIWLAVHEIGTRFIEPGKPWQNGFAESFHARLRAECLNQEVFYSAKHAQVLLNDWRAFYNARRPHSSLGDQTPDEFAEQARGRLADPPPQMWPSIRPLDEKRKLMVYP